The following proteins are encoded in a genomic region of Streptomyces sp. SLBN-31:
- a CDS encoding metallophosphoesterase: MRLLLMSDTHLPKRARELPAPLLAELPRADVVFHAGDWVDTATLDLLESRCRRLVGVHGNNDGPDLRARLPEVARAEIGGLRFGVVHETGAAQGREARCAARFPDLDVLVFGHSHIPWDTTAPGGLRLLNPGSPTDRRRQPHCTYMTAGVEDGRLRDVLLHRLPPR; the protein is encoded by the coding sequence GTGCGCCTGCTCCTGATGTCCGACACCCACCTGCCCAAGCGGGCCAGGGAACTGCCCGCGCCGCTCCTGGCCGAACTTCCGCGCGCCGACGTCGTCTTCCACGCCGGGGACTGGGTCGACACCGCCACCCTCGACCTCCTGGAGAGCCGGTGCCGCAGGCTCGTCGGCGTCCACGGCAACAACGACGGACCCGACCTGCGGGCCCGACTGCCCGAGGTGGCTCGCGCCGAGATCGGCGGGCTGCGCTTCGGCGTCGTGCACGAGACGGGAGCCGCCCAGGGCCGTGAGGCGCGCTGTGCCGCCCGGTTCCCGGACCTCGACGTGCTGGTCTTCGGGCACAGCCACATCCCTTGGGACACCACCGCCCCCGGCGGCCTGCGCCTGCTCAACCCCGGCTCGCCCACCGACCGCCGACGCCAGCCGCACTGCACGTACATGACCGCCGGTGTCGAGGACGGGCGGCTGAGGGACGTACTGCTGCACCGGCTGCCACCGCGCTAG
- the rfbD gene encoding dTDP-4-dehydrorhamnose reductase, which translates to MRWLITGAGGMLGRDTVEELLRRGEDVTGLDRAALDITRPEAVRAALAEHRPELVVNCAAYTAVDNAETDEERALAVNGDGPRNLARACSALGARLIHVSTDYVFAGDARTPYPEDHPTGPRTAYGRTKLAGERAVTEELPTASAILRTAWLYGVHGRSFVRTMIDLESRRDTLDVVDDQRGQPTWSAEVAARVADLGPRVGRGANGVLHATSSGETTWFELAREVFRGLGADPERVRPVGSEAYPSPAPRPAYSVLGHDRWRQLGLPPLRDWRTALHEALPLIRKESPS; encoded by the coding sequence ATGAGGTGGCTGATCACGGGCGCCGGCGGCATGCTCGGCCGGGACACCGTCGAGGAACTGCTCCGGCGCGGCGAGGACGTCACGGGCCTCGACCGCGCCGCCCTGGACATCACCCGGCCGGAGGCGGTCCGCGCGGCGCTGGCCGAGCACCGCCCCGAGCTGGTCGTCAACTGCGCCGCGTACACGGCCGTCGACAACGCGGAGACCGACGAGGAACGGGCCCTCGCCGTCAACGGCGACGGGCCCCGCAACCTCGCCCGCGCCTGCTCGGCCCTGGGCGCCCGGCTGATCCACGTCTCCACCGACTACGTCTTCGCGGGCGACGCCCGCACGCCCTACCCGGAGGACCACCCCACGGGCCCGCGCACCGCCTACGGCCGCACCAAGCTGGCCGGGGAGCGGGCCGTGACCGAGGAACTCCCCACAGCGAGCGCGATCCTGCGAACCGCTTGGCTCTACGGGGTCCACGGGCGTAGTTTCGTCCGCACGATGATCGACCTGGAGTCCCGCCGCGACACCCTCGACGTCGTCGACGACCAGCGCGGGCAGCCGACCTGGAGCGCGGAGGTCGCCGCGCGCGTCGCCGACCTCGGCCCCCGCGTGGGCCGGGGCGCGAACGGTGTCCTGCACGCCACCAGCTCCGGCGAGACCACCTGGTTCGAGCTGGCCCGCGAGGTCTTCCGCGGCCTCGGCGCCGACCCCGAGCGAGTGCGGCCGGTCGGCAGCGAGGCCTACCCCAGCCCGGCGCCCCGGCCCGCCTACAGCGTTCTCGGCCACGACCGCTGGCGGCAGCTGGGCCTGCCGCCGCTGCGCGACTGGCGCACCGCCCTGCACGAGGCACTTCCACTGATCCGCAAGGAGTCCCCTTCGTGA
- a CDS encoding class I SAM-dependent methyltransferase, whose translation MKRHEFLRGLHKATANRNYLEIGVNDGRSLKLSRVPSIAVDPAFKVVTEIKCDVHLVKATSDDFFARDNPLAHLKGGRHPLRNLRRGRSPLGHWRRTTLDLSFIDGMHLFEYALRDFINIEKHSDWSSVIVFDDMLPRSIDEAARDRHTTAWTGDVYKIIEILERYRPDLVTVLVDTQPTGQLIVFGADPKNTVLKDKYDDIMAEFEVPDPQKVPESVLERVKAVKPETLLEADFWRPLVRARNRGLSRSRGWEPLRTALQPLAVSR comes from the coding sequence GTGAAACGCCACGAGTTCCTGCGGGGCCTGCACAAGGCCACCGCCAACCGCAACTACCTGGAGATCGGAGTCAACGACGGCCGCAGCCTGAAGCTGTCGCGCGTGCCCAGCATCGCCGTCGACCCGGCCTTCAAGGTGGTCACGGAGATCAAGTGCGACGTCCACCTGGTGAAGGCCACCAGCGACGACTTCTTCGCCCGCGACAACCCCCTCGCGCACCTCAAGGGCGGCCGCCACCCGCTGCGCAACCTGCGCCGGGGCCGCAGTCCGCTGGGCCACTGGCGGCGCACGACGCTCGACCTGTCGTTCATCGACGGCATGCACCTGTTCGAGTACGCGCTGCGGGACTTCATCAACATCGAGAAGCACTCCGACTGGTCCAGCGTGATCGTCTTCGACGACATGCTGCCGCGCAGCATCGACGAGGCGGCCCGTGACCGGCACACCACCGCCTGGACGGGCGACGTCTACAAGATCATCGAGATCCTGGAGCGCTACCGTCCCGACCTGGTGACGGTGCTCGTGGACACCCAGCCCACCGGCCAGCTCATCGTCTTCGGCGCCGATCCCAAGAACACGGTGCTGAAGGACAAGTACGACGACATCATGGCCGAGTTCGAGGTGCCCGACCCGCAGAAGGTGCCCGAGTCGGTCCTGGAGCGGGTGAAGGCGGTCAAGCCGGAGACCCTGCTGGAGGCCGACTTCTGGCGCCCGCTGGTGCGCGCCCGCAACCGCGGCCTCAGCCGCTCCCGGGGCTGGGAGCCGCTGAGGACCGCGCTGCAGCCGCTCGCCGTCAGTCGCTGA
- the rfbC gene encoding dTDP-4-dehydrorhamnose 3,5-epimerase: MRSLGIEGAWALEPKIFHDERGSFHEWYRGAEFREAIGYDLSLRQANLSVSRWGVVRGVHFADTPPGQAKYITCVRGAVLDVVVDLRVGSPTFAQWEAVRLDDDTRHAVFIAEGLGHAFMALTDDATVVYLASEGYAPEREHAVHALDPDLGITWPEGIRPVLSPKDEQAPSLAEARETGLLPSYEACTAYYEKLRGGSVSD; encoded by the coding sequence GTGCGATCACTGGGTATTGAAGGCGCCTGGGCGCTCGAACCGAAGATCTTCCACGACGAGCGGGGCAGCTTCCACGAGTGGTACCGCGGCGCCGAGTTCCGCGAGGCCATCGGCTACGACCTGTCGCTGCGGCAGGCCAACCTCTCGGTGTCCCGCTGGGGCGTGGTCCGCGGCGTGCACTTCGCGGACACGCCGCCCGGGCAGGCCAAGTACATCACCTGTGTGCGCGGGGCCGTCCTGGACGTGGTGGTCGACCTGCGCGTCGGCTCGCCGACGTTCGCCCAGTGGGAGGCGGTACGCCTCGACGACGACACCCGGCACGCCGTGTTCATCGCGGAAGGGCTCGGCCACGCCTTCATGGCCCTGACCGACGACGCGACCGTGGTGTACCTGGCGTCGGAGGGCTACGCGCCCGAGCGGGAGCACGCCGTGCACGCCCTCGACCCGGACCTGGGCATCACCTGGCCCGAGGGCATCCGTCCGGTGCTCTCCCCGAAGGACGAGCAGGCTCCGTCGCTGGCCGAAGCCCGGGAGACCGGGCTGCTGCCGTCGTACGAAGCCTGCACCGCCTACTACGAGAAGCTGCGCGGCGGCTCGGTCAGCGACTGA
- the rfbB gene encoding dTDP-glucose 4,6-dehydratase: MNLLVTGAAGFIGSAYVRMLLAPGAPDAPRITVLDKLTYAGNLDNLELDHPRLEFVQGDIRDAELVDKLVAEADQVVHFAAESHVDRSITGATDFVLTNVVGTQTLLDAALRHRVGPFVHISTDEVYGSIEQGSWPEDHPLRPNSPYSASKASSDLLALAYHRTHGLDVRVTRCSNNYGPRQYPEKVIPLFVTNLLDGRKVPLYGEGLNVRDWLHVEDHCLGVDLVRTKGRPGEVYNIGGGTELSNKELTGLLLEACGADWDMVEHVEDRKGHDLRYSVDWSKARDELGYRPRHDFTTGLADTIAWYRDNRAWWEPLKRRSA, translated from the coding sequence ATGAATCTCCTCGTCACCGGCGCCGCCGGATTCATCGGCTCCGCCTACGTCCGCATGCTGCTGGCCCCCGGAGCGCCCGACGCGCCCCGGATCACCGTGCTGGACAAGCTCACCTACGCCGGCAACCTCGACAACCTCGAACTCGACCACCCACGGCTGGAGTTCGTGCAGGGCGACATCCGCGACGCCGAACTCGTCGACAAGCTCGTCGCCGAGGCGGACCAGGTGGTGCATTTCGCGGCCGAGTCCCACGTGGACCGCTCGATCACCGGCGCGACCGACTTCGTCCTCACCAACGTGGTCGGCACCCAGACCCTGCTGGACGCCGCGCTGCGCCACCGGGTGGGCCCCTTCGTGCACATCTCCACCGACGAGGTCTACGGCTCCATCGAGCAGGGCTCGTGGCCCGAGGACCACCCGCTGCGGCCCAACTCGCCCTACTCCGCCTCCAAGGCCTCCTCCGACCTGCTGGCCCTGGCCTACCACCGCACCCACGGCCTGGACGTCCGCGTCACCCGCTGCTCCAACAACTACGGCCCGCGCCAGTACCCCGAGAAGGTCATCCCGCTGTTCGTGACCAACCTCCTGGACGGCAGGAAGGTCCCGCTCTACGGCGAGGGCCTCAACGTCCGCGACTGGCTGCACGTCGAGGACCACTGCCTCGGTGTGGACCTGGTGCGCACCAAGGGCCGCCCCGGCGAGGTCTACAACATCGGCGGCGGCACGGAGCTGAGCAACAAGGAACTCACCGGGCTGCTGCTGGAGGCCTGCGGGGCCGACTGGGACATGGTGGAGCACGTCGAGGACCGCAAGGGCCACGACCTGCGCTACTCCGTCGACTGGAGCAAGGCCCGCGACGAGCTCGGCTACCGCCCCCGCCATGACTTCACCACCGGTCTCGCCGACACGATCGCCTGGTACCGGGACAACCGCGCCTGGTGGGAGCCCCTGAAGCGGCGGTCGGCATGA
- a CDS encoding SRPBCC family protein has protein sequence MELHHEFTVPVPVDDAWRALLDVERIAPCMPGASVEEYDGKTVTGSVKVKVGPITVTYKGTAVFEEQDDTAHRMVLIASGRETRGQGTARATVTSTLAERDSGTAVSVRTDLTVTGRPAQFGRGVMSEVGDRIIGQFAECLSQRLGEPAQPPALEEPEETEPLDLFRTAGVPVAKRAAVGVAAALVVAVVYAGLRRRRGH, from the coding sequence CCGGTCCCGGTCGACGACGCCTGGCGGGCGCTGCTGGACGTCGAGCGGATCGCGCCGTGCATGCCCGGGGCGAGTGTCGAGGAGTACGACGGCAAGACCGTCACGGGCTCGGTGAAGGTGAAGGTGGGTCCGATCACCGTGACCTACAAGGGCACCGCCGTCTTCGAGGAGCAGGACGACACCGCGCACCGCATGGTGCTGATCGCCAGCGGCCGGGAGACGCGCGGCCAGGGCACCGCCCGGGCCACGGTCACCAGCACCCTGGCCGAGCGCGACAGCGGCACGGCCGTGTCGGTGCGCACCGACCTGACGGTGACCGGGCGTCCGGCGCAGTTCGGGCGCGGGGTGATGTCGGAGGTGGGCGACCGGATCATCGGCCAGTTCGCCGAGTGCCTGTCCCAGCGGCTGGGGGAACCGGCCCAGCCTCCGGCGCTGGAGGAGCCGGAGGAGACCGAGCCGCTCGACCTGTTCCGTACGGCGGGGGTGCCGGTGGCCAAGCGGGCGGCGGTGGGCGTCGCCGCGGCCCTGGTGGTGGCGGTGGTGTACGCCGGTCTGCGGCGCCGGAGGGGCCACTGA
- a CDS encoding glucose-1-phosphate thymidylyltransferase, whose product MKALVLSGGAGTRLRPITHTSAKQLVPVANKAVLFYGLESIAAAGITEVGVIVGDTAEEIQEAVGDGSKFGLEITYIPQERPLGLAHAVLIARDWLGDDDFVMYLGDNFIVGGISGLVDEFRRNRPDAQILLTQVADPRSFGVAELDASGQVVGLEEKPEHPKSDLALVGVYLFTPLIHEAVRAIRPSWRGELEITHAIQHLIDARADVRCTVIKGYWKDTGNVVDMLEVNRTVLEGLDRRIDGEVDEESETIGRVVIEEGARVERSRIVGPVVIGAGTVVEDSYVGPFTSVAENCRITDSELEFSIVLRDSSILGVGRIENSLIGRHVEVTPAPSVPSAHRLVLGDHSKVQIHT is encoded by the coding sequence ATGAAGGCTCTCGTGCTGTCCGGCGGCGCCGGTACTCGATTGAGGCCGATCACGCACACGTCGGCCAAGCAGCTCGTGCCCGTGGCCAACAAGGCCGTGCTCTTCTACGGCCTGGAGTCCATCGCCGCTGCCGGCATCACCGAGGTCGGTGTCATCGTGGGAGACACCGCCGAGGAGATCCAGGAAGCGGTCGGCGACGGATCGAAGTTCGGCCTTGAGATCACCTACATCCCCCAGGAGCGGCCCCTCGGGCTGGCCCACGCGGTACTGATCGCGCGGGACTGGCTCGGCGACGACGACTTCGTCATGTACCTCGGCGACAACTTCATCGTCGGAGGCATCAGCGGCCTCGTCGACGAGTTCCGCAGAAACCGCCCCGACGCCCAGATCCTGCTCACCCAGGTGGCCGACCCCCGTTCCTTCGGCGTCGCCGAACTCGACGCCTCCGGGCAGGTCGTCGGCCTGGAGGAGAAGCCCGAACACCCCAAGAGCGACCTCGCCCTCGTCGGTGTCTACCTGTTCACGCCACTCATCCACGAGGCGGTCCGCGCCATCCGCCCCTCCTGGCGGGGCGAACTGGAGATCACCCACGCCATCCAGCACCTCATCGACGCCCGTGCCGACGTCCGCTGCACGGTCATCAAGGGCTACTGGAAGGACACCGGGAACGTCGTCGACATGCTCGAGGTCAACCGGACCGTCCTGGAGGGCCTCGACCGTCGTATCGACGGGGAGGTCGACGAGGAGTCCGAGACGATCGGGCGCGTCGTGATCGAGGAGGGCGCACGGGTGGAGCGCTCACGGATCGTGGGGCCCGTCGTGATCGGCGCCGGCACCGTCGTCGAGGACTCCTACGTCGGTCCCTTCACCTCCGTCGCGGAGAACTGCCGTATCACCGACAGCGAGCTGGAGTTCTCCATCGTCCTGCGCGATTCCTCCATCCTCGGCGTGGGGCGCATCGAGAACTCCCTCATCGGCCGGCACGTCGAGGTGACGCCGGCCCCCAGTGTCCCCAGCGCCCACCGACTCGTCCTCGGCGACCACAGCAAGGTGCAGATCCATACATGA
- a CDS encoding glycosyltransferase family 2 protein yields MPVKVSVIVPVYNPGPYIEDCITSLLEQSLPPDEYEAIFVDDGSTDGTPARLDELAAKEPRVRVIHQENSGWSGKPRNVGIAAAHGEYVMFVDNDDSLGTEALERMYGYGKANEADVVVGKMAGRGRSVPVELFRRNRPRASVEDAPLIDSLTPHKMFRKAFLDETGLRFPEGRRRLEDHVFVVEAYLRAANVSVIGDYVCYYHIRRDDAANAGIQQFEPVGYFKNLREALDVVERYTEPGPVRDSLHRRWLRVEMVERLRGRRFLKLAEDYRRKLFEEIHHVATERFGPGVAAGLQPTQQVVAALIAANRYDDVVAFAEWEAGLSLRAVPGEIEWRDGALRVEIAAEFTAGGAPLTFPGGGVRAPLDGPPPNVAEAVAWVGSDIVARFGKAALDLLVRERSTAAQYFQPVEVTREIVPVGDSGNVRLVLRATATVDPAGAVDGGPLRAGLWDTYARVRMGGWSKEARIGPGPRKARAAASAAVVGGHVVLPYWTDPHDNLSLDVDRANKRLGLDRLAPETVTVSGDRVRVPLPLHVPVESPALLRLTSQGRSVDTPGMLAPAGDGAVLEASLPVGELGGGTWRAALCPAPDDADARSLPLPLTLRTANGSVKVVRTPRPSAVGRLARRARRALAAVLGRRTASASKARKA; encoded by the coding sequence ATGCCGGTCAAGGTCAGCGTCATCGTCCCGGTCTACAACCCGGGGCCTTACATCGAGGACTGCATCACCTCGCTGCTCGAGCAGTCCCTGCCGCCCGACGAGTACGAGGCCATCTTCGTCGACGACGGCTCCACCGATGGCACCCCGGCCCGGCTCGACGAGCTCGCCGCAAAGGAGCCCCGGGTCCGCGTGATCCACCAGGAGAACTCCGGCTGGTCCGGCAAGCCGCGCAACGTCGGCATCGCGGCCGCCCACGGCGAGTACGTCATGTTCGTCGACAACGACGACAGCCTCGGCACCGAGGCCCTGGAGCGGATGTACGGCTACGGCAAGGCCAACGAGGCGGACGTCGTCGTCGGCAAGATGGCCGGCCGCGGCCGCTCGGTGCCGGTGGAGCTGTTCCGCCGCAACCGGCCGCGGGCGTCCGTCGAGGACGCCCCGCTCATCGACAGCCTCACCCCGCACAAGATGTTCCGCAAGGCGTTCCTCGACGAGACCGGCCTGCGCTTCCCGGAGGGCAGACGGCGTCTGGAGGACCACGTCTTCGTGGTGGAGGCGTACCTGCGCGCCGCCAACGTCTCCGTGATCGGCGACTACGTCTGCTACTACCACATCCGCCGTGACGACGCGGCCAACGCCGGCATCCAGCAGTTCGAGCCCGTCGGCTACTTCAAGAACCTGCGCGAGGCGCTCGACGTCGTCGAGCGGTACACCGAGCCGGGGCCGGTCCGTGACTCCCTCCACCGCCGCTGGCTGCGCGTGGAGATGGTGGAGCGGCTGCGCGGCAGGCGCTTCTTGAAGCTGGCGGAGGACTACCGGCGCAAGCTGTTCGAGGAGATCCACCACGTCGCCACCGAGCGCTTCGGCCCCGGTGTGGCCGCGGGCCTGCAGCCGACCCAGCAGGTGGTGGCCGCACTGATCGCGGCGAACCGGTACGACGACGTCGTGGCCTTCGCCGAGTGGGAGGCCGGCCTCTCGCTGCGCGCCGTGCCCGGCGAGATCGAGTGGCGCGACGGCGCGCTGCGCGTGGAGATCGCCGCGGAGTTCACGGCGGGCGGCGCGCCGCTGACGTTCCCCGGCGGCGGGGTCCGCGCCCCGCTGGACGGACCGCCCCCGAACGTCGCCGAGGCGGTGGCCTGGGTGGGCTCCGACATCGTCGCCCGGTTCGGCAAGGCCGCCCTGGACCTGCTGGTGCGCGAACGGTCCACCGCCGCCCAGTACTTCCAGCCGGTCGAGGTCACCCGGGAGATCGTGCCCGTCGGGGACAGCGGCAACGTGCGGCTGGTGCTGCGGGCGACGGCGACCGTCGACCCGGCCGGCGCGGTGGACGGCGGTCCGCTGCGCGCCGGGCTGTGGGACACCTACGCCCGGGTCAGGATGGGCGGCTGGAGCAAGGAGGCCCGGATCGGTCCGGGCCCGCGCAAGGCCCGTGCCGCCGCCTCCGCCGCCGTCGTCGGGGGGCATGTGGTGCTGCCGTACTGGACGGACCCGCACGACAACCTCTCCCTGGACGTCGACCGCGCGAACAAGCGCCTGGGCCTGGACCGCCTCGCCCCGGAGACGGTCACCGTCTCCGGCGACCGGGTGCGCGTGCCGCTGCCGCTGCACGTCCCCGTCGAGAGCCCGGCGCTGTTGCGGCTGACCTCGCAGGGCCGGTCGGTGGACACACCCGGCATGCTGGCCCCGGCCGGTGACGGGGCCGTGCTGGAGGCGTCCCTGCCCGTCGGCGAACTGGGCGGCGGGACCTGGCGGGCCGCGCTGTGCCCGGCGCCCGACGACGCGGACGCGCGGTCCCTGCCGCTGCCCCTCACCCTGCGGACGGCCAACGGCTCGGTCAAGGTGGTCCGCACTCCACGGCCCTCGGCCGTGGGCCGGCTGGCCCGCAGGGCGCGGCGTGCGCTCGCCGCGGTCCTCGGGCGGCGTACGGCGTCGGCTTCCAAGGCTCGAAAGGCGTAA